Proteins from one uncultured Desulfuromonas sp. genomic window:
- a CDS encoding cytochrome c encodes MERLPITGTEIIALGLIMLVSLLMGCQQQDRELTAEQKALRLGSQLFDKNCASCHGARGNGLGSRGGPSLQGPDFRYGNTPDAIRQSILQGRPDGMPAFDTVFTAEELDNLTDYVVYLGTTN; translated from the coding sequence GTGGAACGTCTGCCCATTACCGGAACAGAAATCATCGCTTTGGGACTGATCATGCTCGTCAGTCTGCTCATGGGCTGCCAACAGCAGGATAGAGAACTGACTGCGGAACAGAAGGCCTTGCGCTTAGGGAGTCAACTGTTTGATAAAAACTGTGCGTCCTGTCATGGTGCGCGGGGAAATGGTCTGGGTTCGCGGGGCGGTCCTTCTCTTCAGGGACCTGATTTTCGTTACGGCAACACGCCTGACGCAATTCGCCAGTCGATTCTGCAGGGACGGCCTGATGGCATGCCTGCGTTTGACACGGTTTTTACCGCTGAAGAGCTGGACAACCTGACCGACTACGTTGTTTATCTGGGGACGACGAACTGA
- a CDS encoding methyltransferase domain-containing protein, producing MYSDFETISTYYDDLYVKDEEYAPEAAKVKELLSKHGIAPQSDLLILACGTGGHIPYFTDEYRVSGLDLSEDMLAMAENKFPNLPFHCGNLVDFDVKADFDAMICLYGSIGFVKTVANLRASMQRVAAQLRPNGIALITPWSTKEDFQECLVVDAVDEPDLKISRMEQVRLKEPDVVEVTFHHLIGQGTDVTYHQQSVEIGLFSRQDYLSAMTDAGLTVVEEYVGSDVRGGAYMGKRMVG from the coding sequence ATGTACTCTGATTTTGAAACCATCTCCACCTACTATGACGATCTGTATGTCAAGGATGAAGAATATGCACCGGAAGCGGCCAAAGTAAAGGAACTGCTGAGCAAACATGGCATTGCCCCGCAGTCGGACCTGCTGATTCTGGCCTGTGGAACCGGCGGACATATCCCCTACTTCACCGACGAGTACCGGGTGAGCGGATTGGACCTGAGCGAAGACATGCTGGCGATGGCGGAAAACAAATTCCCCAACCTCCCTTTTCACTGCGGCAATTTGGTTGATTTTGATGTGAAGGCAGACTTTGACGCCATGATCTGCCTGTATGGTTCCATCGGCTTCGTTAAAACCGTCGCCAATTTGCGCGCGTCCATGCAGCGGGTTGCCGCACAACTGCGCCCCAACGGTATCGCGCTGATCACGCCCTGGAGTACCAAGGAGGATTTTCAGGAGTGTCTTGTCGTCGACGCCGTGGATGAGCCGGACTTGAAGATTTCGCGCATGGAGCAGGTGCGCCTCAAAGAGCCGGATGTCGTGGAAGTGACCTTTCACCACTTGATCGGCCAAGGCACGGATGTGACGTATCATCAACAATCGGTGGAGATCGGCCTGTTTTCTCGCCAGGACTACCTCAGTGCCATGACCGATGCCGGACTGACGGTTGTTGAAGAGTATGTGGGGAGCGACGTGCGCGGTGGTGCGTATATGGGCAAGCGGATGGTCGGTTAA